gggcctaaaattttgcctaagcccggcccgaaataaaattactaagcccgagcccggcccggcccggcccggcccgtattaattttttttcttattgcattaaataaaaaaattttaaaaatataataaatcaaatatatttaaaaacataaaaataaatattaaaacaaataaaaataatactaaaacaattcttaaaacaatacataaattaataatataataaaaaatagttatattaaaatttaaaataattaaaaataaaataaaaatatatattaatatataattgggctGGGCAGGCAGGCCCGGCCAAAAACTCTTACTGAGGTCTGCCCGCtttttaaacgggcctcgttttttgcccaagcccatttttcgggcctatatttttacccaaaccctcccatttttcgggcgggtcttcgggccgggccgggccgcccagcccatgatcagctctaaaGAAGAGGTAGTAAGCAAAATTTAATTGGAAAATGAAAATAAGGGTTTTTTAACTCCGTAAAATTCCTTGCTATTTGATTCTCATATTCTTCCTCAATTTTCTTTCTTCAAAAATTGAATAGCAAATAATTATGCTTCAAAGCAATTCTTGATGAATATTTCGaattttttatgtatttataGTTTTATAGATCTTTAAACTTTTgcctatttttatttattttatgtataaattaaattttatatatattaattttatgtatttatatattttaaatttttaaaaattatcattttatacaaaagatttaatttaataaaatatataatttaaatttaaatttattattatatcaattagaAAAAGTTACATGTTTAGTTACTTTAATAATTGGGTgattaaaaatacaatttttaaaACATAAACAACTAAATGGTAATTCTTTTTACGTTATGCaatcaaaataaaaacttatTCTTAGATTATAACTGGTAtggtttatatattattaaatacttttatttaaaatattaaaattattaataaatgatttagtaattaatatttgatgattatataaccaaagaataaaaaataaaacatttctTAACAAAtcttcaccttttttttttcattttcgaaAATGTGGTTCTAgagaatcaaaattttaatagatAGTAATGGTTTGACTTATTATAATTTGTGGCGTGCTTGAAAAACGAACCTCCTCGAATTAAATAATGTTTTGACTTattcattttataaaatttaatataatacctatttaattttaatattatacatatttaatgtatttttattaattagtaaTTAGTCTCAACCCATAAATCTTATTTCattgtatattatatattatctttaaacacatttatattttaaatttatggtttccatgtatatacatgtatgataaGATTTCTAGTATATATAAAGagttcatatattatatataatagatATATTATAGATACATACATGGTATGCGCATGTGTATGTGGTGGTGGTTGGACGGATAAAAGACATGACaggattaaaaaaaaagaataaaagaataaataataaataatagagGGGAGAGATGGTTGAAGTGATAAGTTGGAGTGTTTATAGGTTCCAACCTTGCAAGGTTGAAGTCATTTGTTTAGGAGGGCTTCTAGCAAGATGcgttctttttttctctttccattttttttttgttaggtgTTGGAAATTTGGGAAGAGATTTATTTGTGTTTGTGTTTGAGGTAGACATAGTGATAGTTTTACCGTATATTTGAGTTCACAGTTATAGGATAACGCTCGGAGACCCACGCATTTCATATGTCATGTTGAGATGGAATCATCACCTTAGAAGCCCATCGAATTGCAACTCTGGCTCCCAATTCATAGTGGTTATATGGTCACGGGTTGAAATATAACTAGGGCTCCTAATTGAAGGTGGTTATACAGTCACGGGTTGGAGTATAACTTGGGAGCCCAGTTGACAATGGTTATGCGATCATGGATTCAAATTTCATGATACTAGAAGAGGATTCATTATAAACCTCATACATAAGTTTGAGACCACAACCACAGGGATAAACAAAGGAGATTTCCAATATAATCAACTTATTCCTTTTCTTCTTAACACCATTGTCCGTAACCTATAAAAAAGTTAGGGGAAAGAAGACTTTCAGGGGGAGGAGTGATAATGATGGTAAAGAAAAAGCTGAAACTCAAGTAGGGACAACAACGGTTATagttattaatgagttctttaaCCACAGCAATCATTGTCGTCCCAAGTCATGTTTTAGCTTTTCTCCACTGTCACAGTCACTCCTCTCCTTTGAAGTCTTCTTGCCCCCAACTCTATAATAGGTTATAGTATCAGGGAGGTTAATGGTACTACCTTTGGTGGAGATGGAGAAAAAGAATAAGTTGATTTTACTAGAAAgcccatttatttttctttatgatTATGACATCAAACTTATGTATGGGGTTTATAACGCAGCTTCATCTGACGGCATCAAACTCAAACCCTTGACAGTATAACCACCGCCAATTGGGGCCTGAGTTATACTTGAACCTGTGGTCGCATAACCACTGTCAACTGAGAGCCTTAGTTATACTTCAACCCATGACTGTATAACCACTTTAACTTGGAGTCCAAGTTGCAATGCGATGGGCTTCTAAGGTGATGGTTCGACCCCGCATGGTAGATGAAATGTGTAAGTCTTCAAGTTCCACTACATCATCGTAAACCCAAACACACCTTAAAACCATCACACTATCTCCCTCAAACACAAAcacaaataaatttttttgtctAAAAATTTCAACActcaacaaaaaaatttaaaagagaattttttattttgtaatggATGGTGGCTGAGAGAGTTAATGGAGTAGGGGGAGCAAAACCCCTTTTTATATAGGCAAACGAGGGGGGAATTTAAGAAAACATAGGATAGGATGTTTGAAAATTATCCCAAGATTCCTAGGTTCTAAAAATTTTTCACGAGTTAAGGATAAGGTTGAAAATGGGAGGGAAGAAAATGCCTGCATTTTCAACTAAGGTGGCAAAAGAGTTGAAGACCAAACCATGCAAGTTCTTCGTTAAATGTTGAGGATTTACAGGTTGGAATAGAGTTTTCCTCGAAAGATGTTTTTTTTGTTGCAGTGAAGTGGTATATAACATAAAGCATAGGGTGAACTTTCATGTTACAAAATCCCAATTAGAAAATTTTGAAGTCAAGTGTGCAATATGTAACAGCAAATGTCCATGGAAAATCATGGAATTTGTGAGAAAATAGATAAGGTTCTAGACAATTAAGAAATATAACGCTCTACATACTTGTGTTGTTGCAGCTATGTAATAGGATTAATCCAAATTAGATTCTGACATGATCTTTGACATTATTTTACCTATGGTGAAAGGGAGTCCTAGGATTCCCGTGCCAGTTTTGATTATCAATATCTATCGTCAGTATGATTACACCGTGTCGTACTACAAGGCATAAGTTGCAAAACAGAAGGCTATGGAAAATATGCATAGTGGGTGAGATAAATCGAAAAATGATTTGTGGAAATGGTGTCAGGTATTGAATCAGTACGTCCTAGGTGTCGTAACCGATCTGCAAATGGAACTTGCATATTATGGCGATCGATTGGTCTTAAGGAAAAGagttttccataatttttttgaacaTTCAAGGAATGCATTGCATCATTTCAGTATTGTAAGTTATTAGTCCAAATTGACAGCATATTCATGTATGAAAGATATGAGCATATGTTATTGTTGGTTGTTGCAGAAGGTGGCAATCGAGAAATCCTTCCAATAGCTTTTACAATAACATGAGAATTCGTTGATGATTGAGATTTCTTCTTGACTAACTTGAGAAGGCATGTTATGCCACAACCCAATATATGTATAATTTTTTATAAGGGACCCAAAATACAGGCCGCAATTGAATGGCGTGTCACACACCAAGTCTGGTGTATCCGAGAATAAGGTGTGTAGTTGTGAAGTTATCCATTTGGCGTGGTATAATCCACCAATTAACATTCTTATGGTGAATTAGAATTGGCATATTGTATCCATCGTAGATGTATTTAAAGGTTTTATATCAGGTTATCTTGCTATTAAGGAAAATAGTATGAAAAGGGAAGAGTAAGACGAGTGAGAATCACCACTAAAGGTATAGTACGCCTAGTTACCTGAGCATAGTGCAAATGAGTTTTGTAACATGATCTGGTTAGGAACCAACCGGATTGACTAATCAAACATCATTTGTACATGATTTTCATATATGCTTCTCTCGGATCTTGTAGGTCATTTATTAAGACAAAATCTGGACATATTTGACACTTGTCAAGTATTAAAGGGAATTGAGGGTATATATATGGTGAGAAGAGTTCTTCTAGAGGTTGAGTCAAATATTGGAAAATAGGGCTGTAAATGAGTAATTTAAGTATGTGAGTGTCATAAtcagatttttattttattatttagctcaaaacaaaatttaattttgaggtctaatttggaaaaaaatggaTTTTAATTGATTGGATTGCATGAACTATGCTGACGAAGTTTACAAACTAAAACACAGATATAAAGTATGAAAATATGAGTTCTCACCAGTCCTAAATGAAAGTATGTTGTCGCCTATATTGAGCACTCTGTTCGAGTTAATACTGAATGTTTCGTTGCGTTGCAAGCCAAAAGATCGATCGAATTCTACTCGGATACATAACAATATGGATATTCGGGAGAGGATAAACCAATTGAGGTTATGTAGTTATTGTAGGAACCTAGAGCATACTAAGCCGACATGTCCATACTTGGAGGAAAGATTGAGGACAAGACCTAATTAGCacatttattctttttttttatagacaatttgttcattttttcaTTACTTCTCATTTTttgtaaattgtaaatattgatatattatttatgtaaaaTACAGTAGAATACaacaatataaataattttttcattttcttcataGACTGTAAATAAATAAGTATATACTATTTATATGAAAAATACAATAGaatacaattttaattttttcttaatttgtaaataaatatattattgatgtaaaatacaatataataacTTTTTATATAATTGGAATAAGTACATTATGGATGGGAAAATACTACAATACAAATTAAAAGTTAACAAATAAATGATGATTTACATGacaaattttgaataaaaaaaaaataataagctTCGTCGGGTCAAATGCGTGCCACAACATAGTGGGTGTCGGTTGCGAGGAGGATTTCTTTATAGTTGGGGTTCCgactcatcatcttcttcatcttcatcttcacCTCGAGCTTCATATTCATTTTCATCTCGTTCTTCCATGGTTGAGTGTGGTGTCGTCCTAGGTTGCCATCATATATTGTTAGTTGTAGTAATAGGTGGTTGCGAAGATAAGCCACATCGGTAGAATAATGATCCTGAGGGTGTTTGCAACACCATCGAAAAATAAGTGTATGGTGTGGCATAACCCAGTTGCAGATAAAATGTTGGAATTGTCAAAGATCGAAGATATATCGGTGTTGTTGTTGGCATTGACGCTCTATATGGTGTTAGGGATGGAGGTGGTGCAAAAAATAAACCTGTAGAAGATGTTAATACATGGTATGGTGGTTCATAATGTTGTGTTTGTGTAAAAAAAAATGGGTTAGTGAAAGCACTAGAATAATATGAACAATACTGATTGGGATGTGGTGCAGCCTTAGTGCCTCGTATGGGTTGGAGTTGATGATGACTCCATCAAAGCATGTACTCTCGACCTAAGATTCATGTAGAGGGTCGTCTTGGCCTCCTACGACAATGTTGTTTACTCTTTTCCTCCTCAAATAGTAAATATGACTTGCCGTGATGTTTAAACATGCCATGTAATTCGAAGAGGTCACCAAATCCGATGTGATAATTGACTCGCGGATAAATATGAAATCATACCTATCCTCCCAAATGTAGATATATTTGACGTGGATTTTTGCCCAATCTTTGTCTATTCTACCTCACAAGTCGACCTTATGTAGTTCTTCGATGTCTTGGGGTGACGATGAATACTTTACCTAAACCTAAACTGGTACATCACTCGATTGGATTTGTGCATCTCAACTATCGCGAAATCTATCAATGGCACATTGACGTGCCAGATATTGCGATTGGCCAAAAATTTGACCGAAATGCATTCTTGAATTCTGGTATCAGCGTATGGCATCCATTCAAACTATAATACaacattataaattttattaagtacCTAATACTAAAATTCAAATCCttacataaatattatataatttaaaatttcaaaaactaacattcGCTTTCGATCGTTGATCTAACAGTAGTCGGATATCTCTGAGCTCATCCTTTATACCCACATAACTTACCTTATTGTTCGATCTATTCAAACAATATgttatttcaaaattataatAATGAAGAATATTATGATAACTATATCATCAAATTAATTTTAGCTTACTACAAGTCGGAAAGAGTAAAGGATGCACTCGAGGACATAAAAATTATAGTCGATACCATGGTCATGACTGAAGATGCAAccacaaattttaattttttttgtggtTACATCGCCCTACACATCTCTCGATACAATGTCATCAACACCGCTGATCCTTAACTGAGTCACTTCGCTTCTTTCAAGTCGACGAGTTGTAATAGCCACCTTAAATGTAccagattttgagatttatcagGCATTAGAAGACCCCTGATTAACCTCAGGATGAATGCTCAGGAGAATTGTTATCTTTCAATAACACTCGCAAAGTTATCGATATAATTGAAATTTTCTTCCAACAATTTCATCTCTATTTGGCTACCAAAAAACTTGTTTGGAATGTTTTCTAATAGTTGCTCACAAATTGCTCGCCAACAACTACTACCCATCCACCGGCAAACCGAGTTGTAAAGCTATGTCATCGAGTGTAATTGTACACTCACCGCACAGAAGATGCAATGCGTGTGTTTCGGGTCTCCATCTTTTCATCGAAGCACTGCTAGGTGTAGGATCCAATTTAGTCCCCTTGAGCATACGAGACACGTGCAAAAATCTCGCCTCTTGCAAGTGTTGTTCAATAAAACACAGTGCACTCATAGTTAAATTGTATATGTACGTCTCTAAAATTATATCTTCAGTCtgattatataaacataaaaaaattataaaattaataatgttaacaattaataatgaacttaattaaaattaaaaattttaataatattttcttaccatttgCAATTAGAGGCAGAGAATGTATTTGTCATCCAAACGAATAAGTGAAATTGTCATTATAAAAGTCAATTAAAAACAAAGAAATTacgaaatataaaattaaaacaataagattttgagagaaattgaatgaaaaaatgATAACTAAATAGTTGAAAGAGTTTAGAGAATAGATGAATTGAGAgaattaggagcataaaatttgaacgtaaaagaaaggaaatgacTCAGGTTTATATAGCAAATAAATTAGCCGCTTTTAATTGTTGGAAATAATTTTATCATCAGGAAAAAGACGAAAAAACGTCATACTGGACATGTTTTCTATTTCTCTCTCCAGAATCAACTTATTTCCCTAATTATCGAAAAAATTAATCTAAAAccctaaataaattttaaattcgaCATATTCTGTCTAATTacacttaaaaataataatgtaaatccCACTCATCTTTTCTTAATAAAACTCTAATTTTGTGTTTAAATATAAATTCTCCACAATTTTGTAAATATTGTGGAGCTAATTTTATTCATAAAATAGTTTCCACACTTAATACTTATTTTGTCATTTATACTATACATAAAttcttaattcaatattttaaaatttatcattagTTTAATATCTAAAATTTTATATGGTCATGATAggtccttttattattattattaaaacagTAATGAATGATGAAACATCATTACgtgtaaaagaaaaacaaaagatgagtcaaaattttaagtgtttttatttttattttttatacatgTATCTTTTTATGTGGTGTGTTGTTTTTTAATAGAAAACACGAGATATCTAAGTaacaaattaataaaaagaaaatgagaatttGTGTATAGAAATAGTATAAGGGCAAATAAGTACTAATTTTTTTCTGTGATTTCTCAATTGTTTTCCTTATCCACAAAAATACAGGCAAGATACGTGAGTGGTCCATCGTGAAAACAACTTAACCCAATCAATCCTCCATTTATAGGAGCCTCGATCTGAATTCATTTTCAAGATCAAAAGGAAACGATGGATGTGAGGGTGAAGCTTTTAATCCTTTTGGCAACCTCGCTCTTGATTTACTCGCTCATAGTTTTACTCAAAGTCCTGTATGACTACTGGTGGGTGCCTCTCCGTATACAACACTTCTTGAATTCACAAGGACTTAGAGGGCCTCCTTACAAGTTCATCCATGGATGCAACAAACAAATCAACAAAATGAGAAGTGAAGCATTAAGCAAACCTATGGGGCTGACACATGACATACTTCCCAGAGTTTTCCCTCATTATTACTCCTGGATCAACTTATACGGTGAGTGACAAACATCAAATCAAATGCTTTTTTTTTCTCTATGATTCTAGCTTCTAGTTTCCAGAAATAAttggttttttcttttctttttttcaattgAGTTGATTAGGAAAGAACTATCTTTCTTGGGACGGTGCTCAAGCTCAGGTGGTGACTACTGACCCAGAACTAATAAAAGAGGTTCTTAAAAATAGTGAACAAACTTTTCCGAAAAGGGAACCCCCTATTTATGTTGGCAGGCTATTGGGGGATGGGCTTGTTACAACTGAAGGAGAAAAATGGGCGAAGAAGAGGAAGTTGGCCAACTATGTTTTCCATGGGGAGAGTTTAAAGGTAAAATCTTGTGGGTGATTTGAGTTATTAATTCTTGGTTACATTTAACACATTGGAGGATGGTTTCGGCAGAACATGACTCCAGCAGTAATTGCCAGCGTTGAAACAATGCTAGACAAGTGGCAAGAGAAAGAAGGAGAAGAGATCGAAGCGTTCCAAGAATTTAGATTGTTGACTTCAGAAGTCATATCAAGAACAGCTTTTGGTAGCAGTTACTTGGAAGGAGAGAAGATCTTTTACATGTTGCAGAAGCTCGCAGATATTGTGAGCCGCAATGCAAACAAGTCTAGGATTCCAATCCTCAGGTATGTTTGTTTATGTTGGTTGAGTGTTAAGGAGATTAGTACAGGTCTTGAATTTGAACCTTGTTACTGTTTGATGGCATCGATTTGATTTTGCAGCAAGTTTTGGAAAACTGACGATGACATAGAGTCAGAAAAACTTGCTAGAGAAATACAAGATTTGGTGATAGAGAttgtgaagaaaagagaaaacaaagTTGCGAGTGGAGGAGCAGAGAGCTTCGGCAgtgattttctgggattattagTAAAAGCGTTTAATAATCCAGATGAAAAAAACAAGATTTCAATGGAAGATTTGGTTGATGAGTGCAAAACATTTTATTTTGCCGGACAAGAAACTGTTAATGCCTCGCTTGCTTGGGCAGTGCTGGTTTTAGCTATCCATAGAGATTGGCAAGACAAAGCAAGAAGAGAGGTGATGGAGATATTCGGTAGCCAATATCCACACTCCGAAGGCCTTGCCAAACTCAAAATCGTAAGCAAATTGGCTTAACTGTACCTGTATTGTTGTTTCTCATTTAAATGAAACTGAAATATAACTTTTGCAAACAGATGAGCATGATCATTAATGAAACTCTACGATTGTATACTCCCTTAAACGGGTTGTTAAGAAGAGCTACAAGACAAGTTCAAGTGGGAAAGCTAGTTTTGCCTGCTAAAGTAGAAGTTTTGATCCCAAACATGGCACTTCACCATGACCCTCAGTTATGGGGAGACGATGCCCATGTTTTCAAACCGGAGAGGTTCGAGGAAGGGATCGCAAAAGCTACCAAGTACAATGCGGCTGCATTTATTCCTTTCGGAATGGGACCTCGAGCTTGTGTCGGGATGACCTTTGCAATCAATGAAACAAAGACTGCTCTTTCCATGATTCTACAAAGATACACCATTTCTCTCTCCCCTGCCTATGTTCACTCACCCACACCTCGTATCACAGTTCAACCACAACATGGGATTCAAGTTGTACTGAACTCACTGTCTAATGATGCTTAAACTAGGCGCTGTTGATCTGTAACGCCGTAATCAATAAGTAAACTCTAGTGTCGGATTCTAGTAATGTTTGTTCAGTTTGACCTGCCATGCACTTTGCCAATTCCCTATGTTCGCATGTTGAATATGTTAGGTTGTAGAATTATTCGAGTTCTTTATTTTCTCTAAAATATATGTAAATGCTTCTATTAGATCCGGAGATCTGATATGAGAACATGTCCAAATATATTAGGAGACTTCAAGAAGTTTAGTTTAATCGTATTAATTCAATTTGGTAACATTACAAGAAAGCAGTAGCATAcatatcaaaatttattatactaTATCTCTTAAGAAACACCCAATGAAGTTGATGATAAACACGAAAAATACTAAGCAATTTAGTTATTGAGTAAACTCCTTATAACTATTgtcgaaattatttttattttgaaaaataga
The Gossypium arboreum isolate Shixiya-1 chromosome 10, ASM2569848v2, whole genome shotgun sequence genome window above contains:
- the LOC108465394 gene encoding cytochrome P450 CYP749A22-like encodes the protein MDVRVKLLILLATSLLIYSLIVLLKVLYDYWWVPLRIQHFLNSQGLRGPPYKFIHGCNKQINKMRSEALSKPMGLTHDILPRVFPHYYSWINLYGKNYLSWDGAQAQVVTTDPELIKEVLKNSEQTFPKREPPIYVGRLLGDGLVTTEGEKWAKKRKLANYVFHGESLKNMTPAVIASVETMLDKWQEKEGEEIEAFQEFRLLTSEVISRTAFGSSYLEGEKIFYMLQKLADIVSRNANKSRIPILSKFWKTDDDIESEKLAREIQDLVIEIVKKRENKVASGGAESFGSDFLGLLVKAFNNPDEKNKISMEDLVDECKTFYFAGQETVNASLAWAVLVLAIHRDWQDKARREVMEIFGSQYPHSEGLAKLKIMSMIINETLRLYTPLNGLLRRATRQVQVGKLVLPAKVEVLIPNMALHHDPQLWGDDAHVFKPERFEEGIAKATKYNAAAFIPFGMGPRACVGMTFAINETKTALSMILQRYTISLSPAYVHSPTPRITVQPQHGIQVVLNSLSNDA